A window of Corallococcus macrosporus DSM 14697 contains these coding sequences:
- a CDS encoding DUF2380 domain-containing protein: MRADALLVAVVLATGCASVPQPPVRSGTLSYTPHGATASEWADVLSDELPHSFGASPYCLASSGAGQRLFRHVGPRGDATKAAPGTASGAVGGMGPQAAPARQAVLDAIDEVKRTLERSEATRSRLTSRSPAPGGRRLDGVFARYLDHGTNQLTWLRGTLANATALAGVASEVEDSDMALGVLRMVGPRLQAAMFGALLLATWVDFLQLADALLRDCPMCGSEKLFADLHRVQGKLTPTLADLSSGDSERIEAATTAMPVLMGELTHEFDTIRREARSAMEVGGKVMVAAQVMELLALVSTLKVSLPRPPPAAPATLGVGIVMRSGGVMAGSRLVVSAEWVEMMRGLVQAGVISLPAVSAAVRIHSGQVMMAQAHQDLPEGVREALGDSPEVRGMRVTGKAGAGMAEAPKHHVLPKEHREWFEARGFKGDMDIDQFCVRLEQAHHEAIHGGGNWKMGRMWPDEWSRRIMRALQDAEVSAGRPLTRNAILKIVGKNMKAYDIPMNFTPGRSR, from the coding sequence ATGCGCGCTGATGCCCTGCTCGTGGCCGTGGTGCTTGCCACGGGATGCGCGTCGGTGCCGCAGCCTCCCGTGCGAAGCGGCACGCTGAGCTACACGCCTCACGGGGCGACAGCCTCCGAGTGGGCGGACGTGCTGAGTGACGAGCTTCCTCATTCCTTCGGCGCTTCTCCGTACTGCCTCGCGAGCTCTGGGGCTGGGCAGCGCCTGTTCCGTCATGTCGGGCCACGAGGCGACGCAACGAAGGCCGCACCTGGCACCGCATCTGGAGCTGTCGGAGGCATGGGCCCGCAGGCCGCCCCGGCGCGTCAAGCCGTCCTCGACGCCATTGATGAAGTGAAGCGCACCCTGGAGCGGAGCGAAGCGACGCGCTCCCGGCTCACCTCGCGCTCGCCTGCTCCTGGGGGCCGGAGGCTCGACGGTGTCTTCGCGCGCTATCTCGACCATGGCACCAACCAACTGACGTGGCTCCGAGGAACGCTGGCGAATGCCACCGCGCTGGCGGGAGTGGCCTCGGAGGTGGAGGACTCGGACATGGCGCTGGGCGTCCTGCGCATGGTGGGGCCTCGGCTCCAGGCCGCGATGTTCGGAGCCCTGCTGCTGGCCACGTGGGTGGACTTCCTGCAACTCGCTGATGCCTTGCTCCGCGACTGTCCCATGTGCGGCTCCGAGAAGCTGTTCGCGGACCTGCACCGCGTTCAAGGCAAGCTGACTCCGACGCTGGCGGACCTCTCATCGGGGGACTCGGAGCGCATCGAGGCAGCGACGACCGCGATGCCCGTGCTGATGGGGGAGCTGACCCACGAGTTCGACACGATTCGTCGGGAGGCGCGCTCGGCCATGGAGGTGGGTGGCAAAGTCATGGTGGCGGCGCAGGTGATGGAGTTGCTCGCCCTGGTTTCCACGCTGAAGGTGTCACTCCCCCGGCCACCGCCAGCCGCCCCCGCGACGCTCGGCGTGGGCATCGTCATGAGGTCGGGAGGCGTCATGGCGGGCTCGCGGCTCGTCGTCTCGGCGGAGTGGGTGGAGATGATGCGCGGGCTGGTGCAGGCGGGCGTCATTTCCCTCCCCGCCGTCAGCGCCGCGGTCCGCATCCACAGTGGGCAGGTGATGATGGCCCAGGCGCACCAAGATTTGCCCGAGGGCGTGCGTGAGGCACTGGGGGACAGCCCCGAGGTGCGAGGCATGCGCGTGACGGGCAAGGCCGGTGCGGGCATGGCCGAGGCTCCGAAGCACCACGTCCTACCGAAGGAGCACCGCGAGTGGTTCGAGGCGCGTGGCTTCAAGGGTGACATGGACATCGACCAGTTCTGTGTCCGGCTGGAGCAGGCCCACCACGAGGCGATTCACGGAGGGGGAAACTGGAAGATGGGGCGCATGTGGCCTGACGAGTGGAGCAGAAGGATCATGCGCGCGCTCCAAGATGCTGAAGTCAGCGCCGGGAGGCCGCTGACGCGAAATGCGATCCTCAAGATCGTCGGTAAGAATATGAAGGCCTACGATATTCCAATGAACTTCACTCCCGGGAGAAGCCGATGA
- a CDS encoding NUDIX hydrolase produces MTDGRSWEGNWIARMYERVRERGYDSVTAFAEDRPTASLVALAEELGPDDVAGVQVFKGLVAEAERSKKLTRLARGQLVRELSEVIANGWPSVLDDDARLEVAIALGQWSAYTPEPLVERVRSASGALLANPPPAGWRPLGPDDELLRTLLPDEEV; encoded by the coding sequence ATGACCGATGGACGTTCGTGGGAGGGGAATTGGATCGCCCGCATGTATGAGCGCGTCCGTGAGCGGGGGTACGACTCGGTCACCGCCTTTGCTGAAGATCGTCCCACGGCATCCCTGGTCGCTCTTGCAGAGGAGCTTGGCCCGGACGACGTTGCTGGCGTCCAGGTGTTCAAAGGGTTGGTCGCTGAGGCTGAGCGCAGCAAGAAGCTCACTCGATTGGCTCGCGGACAGCTTGTTCGCGAACTGTCGGAGGTCATCGCCAACGGCTGGCCATCTGTGCTGGATGATGATGCCCGCTTGGAGGTCGCGATAGCACTTGGCCAATGGTCGGCATACACCCCGGAACCCCTCGTGGAGCGTGTAAGGAGTGCTAGCGGCGCGCTCCTCGCCAATCCGCCTCCGGCCGGCTGGCGCCCGCTCGGTCCTGACGATGAGCTTCTTCGGACGCTCCTCCCCGACGAAGAAGTGTGA
- the rraA gene encoding ribonuclease E activity regulator RraA, whose amino-acid sequence MSTLTDFKTADLCDAHAGSPQIQIAEPGFHDYGGVRTFAGPISTVRAPEDNSLVRKALEEPGQGRVLVVDGGGSRRCALVGDQLALLGQQNGWAGVVVNGCIRDAEDVGRMRLGVKALGTHPLKSLKRNEGQRDVEVRFAGVVFRPGHYVYADVDGIITSESPLG is encoded by the coding sequence ATGAGCACGCTCACCGACTTCAAGACGGCAGACCTCTGCGACGCCCACGCGGGCTCGCCGCAGATCCAGATTGCCGAGCCCGGCTTCCACGACTACGGCGGCGTCCGGACCTTCGCCGGTCCCATCAGCACGGTGCGCGCGCCCGAGGACAACTCGCTGGTGCGCAAGGCCCTGGAGGAGCCTGGCCAGGGCCGGGTGCTGGTGGTGGACGGCGGAGGCAGCCGCCGCTGCGCGCTCGTGGGCGACCAGCTCGCGCTGCTCGGCCAGCAGAACGGCTGGGCGGGCGTGGTGGTGAACGGCTGCATCCGTGACGCGGAGGACGTGGGCCGCATGCGCCTTGGCGTCAAGGCGCTGGGCACGCACCCGCTCAAGAGCCTCAAGCGCAACGAAGGCCAGCGTGACGTGGAGGTCCGCTTCGCGGGCGTCGTCTTCCGGCCCGGTCACTACGTCTACGCGGACGTGGACGGCATCATCACCTCCGAGTCGCCGCTGGGCTGA
- the hemL gene encoding glutamate-1-semialdehyde 2,1-aminomutase — translation MNHAHSQALFARAQARIPGGVNSPVRAFRGVGGDPVFFREGAGAWLTDVDGNRYVDLVGSWGPLILGHAYPPIVDAIIEAARRGSSFGAPHAGEVEFAELICATMPAVEMVRLVSSGTEATVAAIRVARGFTGREHILKFEGCFHGAGDPFLVKAGSGVETLGLPDSPGVPSALAKLTLTAPFNDLAAVERIFAEKGQDIACAIIEPVVGNMGVLVPRPGYLEGLQALCQKHGVLLVLDEVMTGFRLARGGAQELYGLKPDLTTMAKVVGGGMPLGAYGGRRDIMEKVAPAGPVYQSGTLSGNPVAVAAGLACLKALAAPGTYARLEEVSRMLEVGLLAEAKAAEVPVTINRVGSMLTVFFTGEPVYDYTSAKQADTARFGEFFHAMLNEGVYLPPSQFEAAFVSLAIGEPEVAHVLAAARKAFRSLGKTG, via the coding sequence ATGAACCACGCTCACAGTCAGGCTCTCTTCGCTCGCGCGCAGGCTCGCATTCCCGGCGGAGTGAATTCTCCGGTGCGCGCCTTCCGGGGCGTTGGCGGCGACCCTGTCTTCTTCCGTGAAGGCGCCGGTGCCTGGCTCACGGATGTGGACGGCAACCGCTACGTCGACCTCGTGGGGAGCTGGGGGCCGCTCATCCTGGGCCACGCGTATCCGCCCATCGTGGACGCCATCATCGAAGCCGCGCGCCGGGGCTCGTCCTTTGGCGCGCCGCACGCGGGCGAGGTCGAGTTCGCGGAGCTCATCTGCGCCACCATGCCCGCGGTGGAGATGGTGCGGCTGGTCTCCAGCGGCACCGAGGCCACGGTGGCGGCCATCCGCGTCGCGCGGGGCTTCACCGGCCGCGAGCACATCCTCAAGTTCGAGGGCTGCTTCCACGGCGCGGGGGACCCGTTCCTGGTGAAGGCGGGCAGCGGCGTGGAGACGCTGGGCCTGCCGGACTCGCCGGGCGTGCCGTCGGCGCTGGCGAAGCTCACGCTCACCGCGCCGTTCAACGACCTGGCGGCGGTGGAGCGCATCTTCGCGGAGAAGGGCCAGGACATCGCCTGCGCCATCATCGAGCCGGTGGTGGGCAACATGGGCGTGCTGGTGCCCAGGCCGGGCTATCTCGAAGGGCTGCAGGCGCTCTGCCAGAAGCACGGCGTGCTGCTGGTGCTGGACGAGGTGATGACGGGCTTCCGCCTGGCCCGTGGCGGCGCGCAGGAGCTGTACGGCCTCAAGCCGGACCTCACCACCATGGCCAAGGTGGTGGGCGGGGGCATGCCGCTGGGCGCGTACGGTGGCCGCCGCGACATCATGGAGAAGGTGGCGCCCGCGGGGCCGGTGTACCAGTCCGGCACGCTGTCCGGGAACCCGGTGGCGGTGGCGGCGGGCCTGGCGTGCCTCAAGGCGCTGGCGGCGCCCGGCACCTACGCGCGGCTGGAGGAGGTGAGCCGCATGCTGGAGGTCGGGCTGCTCGCCGAGGCGAAGGCCGCGGAGGTGCCCGTCACCATCAACCGCGTGGGCAGCATGCTCACGGTGTTCTTCACCGGTGAGCCCGTCTACGACTACACCAGCGCGAAGCAGGCGGACACGGCGCGCTTCGGCGAGTTCTTCCACGCCATGTTGAACGAAGGTGTCTACCTGCCGCCCAGCCAGTTCGAGGCGGCGTTCGTGTCGCTGGCCATTGGCGAGCCGGAAGTCGCGCACGTGCTCGCGGCGGCGAGAAAGGCCTTCCGTTCGCTTGGCAAGACCGGTTGA
- a CDS encoding serine/threonine protein kinase encodes MGEVFLAREESPRRACVVKKVLPQLMASPQFAGRFRDEARVVVRLHHPNIARVYAMGEVDGQLYLSMEYVQGKTLSRLTYRLRQLGRTLPLGILLHLGQRLCEGLAYAHDATDENGHPLHLVHRDLSPANVCISYAGEVKIIDFGAAQSTLKEQQTAPRVVIGNLTYMAPEQARKRFVDRRADVYAVGALLWELFAWRPLAQRGDPVERWRRAAYPQWEPAGHFRQGVPASVDAFLMRALASEPDNRFPDAAAMGAELARMKAKLAPNVGDAELAKVIAAAFPREKKAEELVLRELLREPRSRALTEPALATVLAPPTALAFEHGGIDAPEDFVPAEQGDADGAKAQGAPDARGGDADEGEATVRGAPAARGADAAEATVRGVRERPSPLGQGADEEGLEATVHGGGARPSTSGQGADEEGHETTVRGAAERPPDTLQAVSGRVGTALYGTEDESTVVEGGASRTPRGPPSADPGGPASARHDADDEATVVQPGRRSGADGMPAAAPGDGESTLVHPARGTAASAPGDADEETTVVQPERARLAAGNQVASQSHGGGEPRPAPAEAQRPGIPSPAGESANGASTAGDAAATEAVDAAKLMVALERAEAARNETARATASEDVTVTEVNPSRALHAQRRATRETQVGFGVDISQSVDAAAVEARRLELVRAITGDEALPIPEADKPSGIWRLGRRAWLAAGLFTGACALGLALAWALS; translated from the coding sequence ATGGGAGAGGTGTTCCTCGCGCGCGAGGAGTCGCCGCGCCGCGCCTGTGTGGTGAAGAAGGTCCTGCCGCAGCTCATGGCGAGCCCGCAGTTCGCCGGACGCTTCCGGGACGAGGCCCGCGTGGTGGTGCGGCTGCACCACCCGAACATCGCGCGCGTGTACGCCATGGGCGAGGTGGACGGGCAGCTCTACCTGTCCATGGAGTACGTGCAGGGCAAGACGCTCAGCCGGCTGACGTACCGGCTGCGGCAGCTCGGGCGGACGCTGCCGCTGGGCATCCTGCTCCACCTGGGGCAGCGGCTCTGCGAGGGCCTGGCCTACGCGCACGACGCGACGGACGAGAACGGCCACCCGCTGCACCTGGTCCACCGGGATTTGTCTCCCGCGAACGTGTGCATCAGCTACGCGGGCGAGGTGAAGATCATCGACTTCGGCGCGGCGCAGTCCACGCTGAAGGAGCAGCAGACGGCGCCCCGGGTGGTGATTGGGAACCTGACGTACATGGCGCCGGAGCAGGCGCGGAAGCGCTTCGTGGACCGGCGCGCGGACGTGTACGCGGTGGGCGCGCTGCTGTGGGAGTTGTTCGCGTGGCGGCCGCTGGCGCAGCGGGGCGATCCGGTGGAGCGGTGGCGGCGCGCGGCGTACCCGCAGTGGGAGCCGGCGGGGCACTTCCGCCAGGGCGTGCCCGCCAGCGTGGACGCGTTCCTGATGCGCGCGCTGGCCTCCGAGCCCGACAACCGCTTCCCGGACGCGGCCGCCATGGGCGCGGAGCTGGCGCGGATGAAGGCGAAGCTGGCGCCCAACGTGGGGGATGCGGAGCTCGCGAAGGTCATCGCGGCCGCGTTCCCTCGGGAGAAGAAGGCGGAGGAGCTCGTGCTCCGGGAGTTGCTGCGCGAGCCGCGCTCCCGTGCGCTCACCGAGCCAGCGCTGGCCACCGTGTTGGCGCCCCCCACCGCGCTCGCCTTCGAGCACGGCGGCATCGACGCGCCCGAGGACTTCGTCCCCGCCGAGCAGGGGGACGCGGATGGCGCGAAGGCGCAGGGCGCTCCCGACGCGCGCGGTGGCGACGCGGACGAGGGCGAAGCCACGGTGCGCGGCGCTCCCGCCGCGCGCGGTGCAGATGCGGCCGAAGCAACAGTCCGTGGTGTCCGTGAGAGGCCGTCCCCTCTCGGGCAGGGTGCGGACGAGGAAGGACTCGAAGCCACGGTGCATGGAGGCGGCGCAAGGCCGTCCACTTCAGGGCAGGGTGCAGACGAGGAAGGGCACGAAACGACGGTGCGCGGGGCCGCTGAGCGGCCGCCCGATACGCTCCAGGCCGTCAGCGGGCGAGTCGGCACAGCGTTGTATGGCACGGAGGACGAGTCCACCGTGGTGGAAGGCGGCGCCTCGCGGACACCCCGCGGACCGCCCAGCGCCGACCCCGGTGGCCCCGCGAGCGCGCGCCACGACGCCGACGATGAAGCCACCGTCGTTCAACCGGGGCGCAGGTCTGGCGCGGATGGAATGCCCGCTGCCGCTCCCGGTGATGGTGAGTCCACGCTCGTTCATCCCGCGCGAGGCACGGCCGCGAGCGCACCCGGCGACGCGGACGAGGAGACCACCGTCGTTCAGCCCGAGCGCGCCCGATTGGCCGCGGGCAATCAGGTCGCCTCGCAGTCCCACGGGGGCGGCGAGCCACGGCCCGCACCCGCGGAGGCGCAGCGCCCGGGCATCCCCTCTCCCGCGGGGGAATCCGCGAACGGCGCCAGCACGGCCGGAGACGCCGCGGCCACCGAGGCCGTTGACGCCGCGAAGCTGATGGTCGCCCTTGAACGGGCGGAGGCCGCTCGCAACGAGACCGCCCGTGCCACGGCATCCGAGGACGTCACCGTGACCGAGGTGAACCCCTCCAGGGCGCTCCACGCGCAGCGCCGGGCCACCCGCGAGACGCAGGTGGGCTTCGGCGTGGACATCTCCCAGTCGGTGGACGCGGCGGCCGTGGAGGCCCGTCGCCTGGAGTTGGTCCGCGCCATCACCGGGGACGAGGCGCTCCCCATCCCCGAGGCGGACAAGCCCTCCGGCATCTGGCGCCTCGGAAGGCGCGCCTGGCTCGCGGCGGGGCTCTTCACGGGCGCGTGTGCCCTGGGGCTCGCGCTGGCGTGGGCCCTGTCCTGA